A single genomic interval of Rhododendron vialii isolate Sample 1 chromosome 3a, ASM3025357v1 harbors:
- the LOC131320665 gene encoding probable inactive receptor kinase At5g58300 — translation MKLQYFPVVASVFFLLPVLPLIASDLNSDRQALLDFASLVPHTRNLNWTYNTSICTSWLGITCNENGTRVVSIHLPGFGLFGAIPFNTIGKLDALGVLSLRSNHLNGNLPPDIPSISTLQSIYLQHNNFSGEIPNFLSSQLSVLDFSFNSFSGNIPTSLTNLPRLKRLNLSYNTLIGPIPNPLRKFPISSFVGNSYLCGPPLPYCSTITLSPSPSPSTMDISYPPEVLGDQNSGSDTKLKPVGIMSIAIGGSSILTLSIMVFFFCCLKKEDSESSGSFPKGKAEHEEKNELIFLPGRSYTFHMDDLLQASAEVLGTGSYGTTYKVWLYEGTAVVVKRLGEVGAGKTEFEEQMESIGRLRQHPNVAPLRAYYFSKNEKLLVFDYASGGSLSVLLHGNNGLGRTLLDWTSRLKIALGTAKGIAHIHSQGGRNFTHGNIKSTNVLLSQFQDSCVSDFGLTPLSISLSTTPCAPGYRAPEVIKTQKVTQKSDVYGYGVLLLEMLTGRDPLNSSEQGDGVDLPMWVRSVVREERTAQVFDAQLNGYQIIEQEMLKMLHVALSCVAEAPEVRPTMSEVVGMIEEFWKPEMHNKKPSSGNKNPSSGSKKPPS, via the exons ATGAAGCTCCAATACTTTCCGGTAGTCGCTTCCGTTTTTTTCCTACTGCCTGTTCTTCCACTGATTGCTAGTGATTTAAACTCCGATAGACAAGCCCTCCTGGACTTTGCTTCTCTTGTTCCGCACACCCGAAACCTCAACTGGACTTACAATACCTCAATCTGCACCTCTTGGTTGGGAATCACTTGTAATGAAAATGGAACAAGAGTTGTTTCCATCCATCTCCCGGGCTTCGGTCTATTTGGCGCCATCCCTTTCAATACGATTGGAAAGCTAGACGCGCTCGGAGTCCTAAGCCTCCGGTCCAACCACTTAAATGGCAACCTCCCTCCTGATATTCCCTCCATTTCTACCCTTCAATCCATTTATCTTCAGCACAACAACTTCTCTGGTGAAATCCCAAATTTTCTCTCCTCCCAACTTAGTGTGCTTGATTTTTCATTCAACTCCTTTAGTGGCAATATACCAACCTCATTAACGAATTTGCCACGACTCAAGCGACTGAATTTGAGCTATAACACACTGATTGGCCCAATCCCAAATCCCCTTAGGAAGTTTCCAATATCTTCATTTGTGGGGAATTCTTACCTCTGTGGTCCTCCTTTGCCTTATTGCTCTACAATCACcctttctccttctccttctccttccaCTATGGACATTTCATATCCACCAGAAGTCCTTGGAGACCAAAATTCTGGCTCCGATACGAAACTCAAGCCTGTTGGTATCATGTCTATTGCAATCGGGGGCTCTTCGATACTAACTCTCTCAATTATGGTGTTCTTCTTCTGCTGCTTGAAGAAGGAAGACAGTGAAAGTAGTGGTAGTTTTCCGAAAGGAAAGGCGGAACACGAGGAGAAGAACGAGTTGATCTTTCTTCCAGGACGTTCCTATACGTTTCATATGGATGATTTGCTGCAGGCTTCGGCTGAAGTTCTCGGGACTGGCAGTTATGGAACAACATACAAGGTTTGGTTGTATGAGGGAACTGCGGTGGTGGTGAAAAGGTTGGGGGAAGTTGGGGCTGGAAAGACGGAATTCGAAGAGCAGATGGAGAGCATAGGGAGGCTCAGGCAGCATCCTAATGTTGCGCCCCTCCGCGCTTATTACTTCTCCAAGAATGAGAAATTACTAGTCTTCGATTACGCCTCGGGGGGAAGCCTGTCAGTTCTCTTGCATG GTAACAATGGCTTAGGAAGAACTCTGCTGGACTGGACCTCGCGGTTGAAGATTGCACTTGGAACAGCCAAGGGAATCGCCCACATCCATTCCCAGGGAGGCCGTAACTTCACCCACGGGAACATCAAGTCCACCAACGTTCTCCTCTCCCAGTTCCAGGACAGCTGCGTATCCGATTTTGGCTTGACTCCACTGTCAATATCCCTTTCCACCACACCTTGCGCTCCTGGATACCGTGCTCCAGAGGtgatcaaaacccaaaaagtcACCCAAAAGTCCGATGTCTACGGCTACGGTGTCCTCCTCCTTGAGATGCTGACAGGACGGGACCCACTCAACTCCTCGGAGCAAGGTGACGGGGTTGATCTGCCAATGTGGGTCCGGTCGGTTGTCAGGGAGGAAAGGACGGCTCAGGTCTTCGACGCGCAGCTGAATGGGTACCAGATTATAGAACAAGAGATGTTGAAAATGCTTCATGTTGCACTTTCTTGTGTTGCTGAGGCACCGGAGGTGAGGCCGACTATGAGTGAAGTTGTTGGGATGATTGAGGAATTTTGGAAACCTGAAATGCACAATAAGAAACCATCTTCAGGCAATAAGAATCCATCCTCAGGCAGTAAGAAACCACCCTCTTAG